In Lycium ferocissimum isolate CSIRO_LF1 chromosome 7, AGI_CSIRO_Lferr_CH_V1, whole genome shotgun sequence, the sequence TGCTCTTGCTGAAGCACTTTGGATGAAAAATCTACTGTGTGAGCTGCACCTTCCAACCCATGACATCCCTACCATCTATTGTGACAACATTGGTATCAGCGAGAATCCAGTTCTTCGCAGTCACATGAAACATGTTAAGGTAGACTTCCGTTTTGTTCTCaatcatgttaaaaaaaaattgggtttcATATCCACTCTGCTGATACACTCACTAAAACACTTGCCAAGTCAGCCTTTGTTCGTAATCTGTTCAGGTTAGGCTTATTGTCATCTTACTAGTTTGGGAATATTCTAGAATTATGTGGTATAAGTCGGTTAAATTTATGGCTCTTTGAAACACTTTTTGTTTTCCGAAACAGTAGCTTGCCATTGTTCTCCGGTTGCGGTTTTTGTTTGGGACGTTTCTGCTTTTGACAGATTgttggagaaaaagaagtgtAGATTTCACCACAAATATTTACCTCTACCTTGTTAATATCTAGGTTCTCCAGCAACGTCCATTGACATACAATACTATAACTAACTATGTTATATTTTCTCTAAAAGATAACAATTTGTTGAACGGTTAACTGTTATCCTTTACTGGTGATCATTATCTTTTTTAACTAGAGAGCTCAGCGTGGACTCTTCCTTCTCTCTCCAACCCCCCAGTCCATACCATACATccatagtaaaaaaaaaaaaaaatgggtagtaAGGATAAAGGGGAGAACAATGTGtgtgtatttcttttttatgtCAATATCTTCTGTCTGTAGATCCATTTTTCTCTGGCATTTCTTTCAGTTCTCCGCAAAATGATACTTACATTAATACAATTGTTGATCTCTTCTTCATGCACCTTAGGATAACTGATATATGCTGAGCACAACACTAATATGCCGGTGCCATTTCATTCCCTTTGTTAGAAAGCAAATGGAAGGCACACCAAACCTGAGAGAGTCTAAGGAGGCATCAACAGCACTTTTTGAACCAAGAAAAACCCTCTTGCACTCAAAAAACACTTGTAACTTTTAAAAACCACAACTAGTCCAAACAgatcttttttcttcaaaaaaaaaaaaactcttttctccaaaattgTCCATATGGCTCCTAAATAATTTCTGCAAGCTGAATGAGGGAGCTAAATTGCGTCTTATAACCCTTTCAAATCTTACACAATTTAGGGTTGTAAATCTAGTTTGACAAATGAGGATCAGTGAGGAGCTTCTGAATGCCCTGTTCTGAACTGCCAGTCCCTTCCCAATATGAGACACTAGGGGTTATATATTACACAAAACaagtaacaacaatgaatatctCAAACTGCAATCATGTTATTTGTTGACTGGGTTGGGTCAGAATGTCTTACAAAATGTTGGATAATTTGGAAACTAGTTAAGGAAGCTCCGAATCTGATGCATGACCAGATGATCTCCTTGTTCTTGGGCTGTTCATCATCATTAACTGGCTTTCGGAATTCTGCCTTATAGTACGTAGGTTTGGGGGTCTTACCGACCGTTCCCTTGGTGTTCTTGGTGTTCCTAAAACAATGATCATGATGATGTTTCAGACTATGAAAAACAATATGGAAACTACACAATCAGAATCATTCGTCTTTTCTTTTGTAGCTTGAACAAATAGTTTATGATAAGGGAAGTCATGATGCCGGTAGACTAATCATTGCACAAGGTATGGCTTGCATCAATTTGTAGAGTGTTCTCTTAGAATCATTCTTGTTCTGGCAACTCTGTGACTGAAGTTCATAGATACATGATAATATGGCTGCTCCTATTTACGGTGTTGATAATAATTCTAACATTGTAATTTTGGTTGATATCAATGTAAAGGGTCATAAATGATATCATTTTAACTATGAGATAAGAAAttgtaaacattttttttatgcatgggaacccgcagtcgctacccttcgggtgcgcacagggtaaacccaacttctgtgcaatagctcgcaaaccacactgGAGAGATAACCTGCAATAGGCAAGCCCTGTGCGACGAGCTTGACCCAGAAGGCAGATCCCCAGCTGTCGTAGGaagggggttcgaacctgagacTTCCATTATGAAAGCCGCATGCTTAACATTATTACTTCACGTCTACCTCTTAAGTATTCCACACTTCTAGTCAGGGTTTAGCAAATGAAAACTTAATTTGGGATTTGTTGTTAGTAAGGAGCAAATAACAATAAAATTGAAGTATATGTTGTTCTGGCGTCCCAGAGTTTCTCTTAGGCAGTCGactttctttaaaattttggaACAAGATAAAGTAGTCTTTAGGAAAAGGAAGATTAGGCGAAAATGTTGCAAGATATAGTTTTTGAGCCAAGTTATGCTACCTGGTTGCTTGCCGACTTTGATATCTGCAGGTTTCCTAATTGTAAGTCTCCTGGTCAAAATCTCAGGAGATGCAATCTTCTTTTCAGTTGGTGATGGAATTGGATCATCTGCCGTTACAGGATCATCCCCACATGCTGAAGCTCCATCACTTCCTGATTCAGAATTTATTTCTCTATGAATTGTgcttgacttttctttctctGTCACCCTGTATGCAAACATCTGGAAAGGTATTTGTGTGACAGGCAGAGGATCCGATTCAGAATTTCCTAAAAAGGGGAAGCTTCTTAAGATGGTAGCTTCAATCTCACCGTAGTCTACTGGTGGCAGTGGTGAGTCTTGTTGGCTGTGTTCAGGGTTCATCACCAAGAATCTCTTTACATATCGGAGAACCCTACAGATGGATGAGAAACTTGGTCGTTGATATGGATCAGTATGCCAACACTTCTTTGTCAAGGTTGTCACATATTTTGGTGAGTGAAATGGGAATAATGGCCTCTCTCCTGCCCTTATATTTCTACTCATTTTGTCTCCTTGTAGATGGCTATCTTCAAATGGAACTTTCCCAGTTAAAACCTCAAAACATATCATCCCAAAACTGTACACATCAGATTTCTCAGTACACTTGATATTCCCTCCATTCCCCGACTGCTCTTGTTCAGTTAGGACTTCTGGGGCAAACCAAATGAATGGGAGTGTCCCATTATtttgattcacattagcttTCTGAGGACGTTTGATAGAACATGATGAGCCAAATCCACAAACTTTTGCATGTAAATACCCTTCTGTAGATACGTTCCTCGCCTTTACAAGGACGTTGGAAGGACTCAATTCACCATGATAGATTTTCTTCGAGTGGAGGTACTCCATGCCTCTTGCGATCTGAAGGAGTAAATCAATTGCAACTGGAAGAGAAAATGGTACTCGCTTCCTTGGTCCACAGATCTCTTTGATGTAACTAGATAAATCTTTGTTCATAAGTTCCATGATTAAGAAacattctctcttttcttcgtCAGTGAAACCACAAGCGATGTGCATTACATTTGGATGGGAGAGATGCAGTTCTTGAGAAATATCTGGAATCAGGGGCTTAATATCTCCGAACAAATGCCTTAAACAGAAGGTCTCCCCCAACCATTGGATCTCCTTGTATTGACTTCCACCGCCTAATCGCCTTCTTATCTGGTAATCCTTAGAATTTACAAGAACTGAGCTAGGTAAAAGTTTGTGATCACTTTCTGTCTCCATCTCGTTTAAGTTTTTCAAGAGGAGATCAGCAAGTCGCTGCTCATGCTTTGACAAAGTACATGAACCTGAATTCTTCTTCCCTCGAATTTTATTCTGCAAAATCCATTTGTCTTCATTCCAAACTAAGTTTACCCTTTCGCAGAACTTCTGGGAAACCATGTactgttttccaaatttccattGGAAGATTTTTGGGTCTTTACACTCTTTCTGATACTTCATCGAGTAAATAAATCTCTTCTTCTGTATCTCATCATGGTCACTACCTGAAATCTCTCCTGCTATTTCTATGGCCTCAATGACAATTGGCACACAAGAGAGCAAATTGTGAATGTGAAATTCAACACAATCTGTATTCTTATAGAGAACTATGGCTTTTGCCCAAAAATCCTTAGTTTCCAGGGATTGCTTGATGTACTGCTCTGCTTCTTTGAACACCCTGAGAAGCTCTCTTAAGGGGTTCTCAATAATTTTCCATTTGATATtcttctcttcaaatctcaagTTCTGTTTCATGGTTTCTGCAATTGTCTTGTAGGCACATTTGAGCATGTCCACCAACAAACAACATTGTTTTTGATTTATTTGTATGtcatcttggaaaaccattagAGCTTTAAGACTTCCAATTACCTCTCCTATCTGCCTGAATTCCTCCAACGCCGGCATGCTTGGACATAAAGCAGAGATGGATCTGGTCATAAGcatatcaatcaatcaatcaactacgTCTCAATTATGAGTATCAGTCCGATGATAAGCGTaatcaagaaaatattattgcctgaacaaatattttgaagggaaaaa encodes:
- the LOC132063812 gene encoding uncharacterized protein LOC132063812; this encodes MPALEEFRQIGEVIGSLKALMVFQDDIQINQKQCCLLVDMLKCAYKTIAETMKQNLRFEEKNIKWKIIENPLRELLRVFKEAEQYIKQSLETKDFWAKAIVLYKNTDCVEFHIHNLLSCVPIVIEAIEIAGEISGSDHDEIQKKRFIYSMKYQKECKDPKIFQWKFGKQYMVSQKFCERVNLVWNEDKWILQNKIRGKKNSGSCTLSKHEQRLADLLLKNLNEMETESDHKLLPSSVLVNSKDYQIRRRLGGGSQYKEIQWLGETFCLRHLFGDIKPLIPDISQELHLSHPNVMHIACGFTDEEKRECFLIMELMNKDLSSYIKEICGPRKRVPFSLPVAIDLLLQIARGMEYLHSKKIYHGELSPSNVLVKARNVSTEGYLHAKVCGFGSSCSIKRPQKANVNQNNGTLPFIWFAPEVLTEQEQSGNGGNIKCTEKSDVYSFGMICFEVLTGKVPFEDSHLQGDKMSRNIRAGERPLFPFHSPKYVTTLTKKCWHTDPYQRPSFSSICRVLRYVKRFLVMNPEHSQQDSPLPPVDYGEIEATILRSFPFLGNSESDPLPVTQIPFQMFAYRVTEKEKSSTIHREINSESGSDGASACGDDPVTADDPIPSPTEKKIASPEILTRRLTIRKPADIKVGKQPGTPRTPRERSVRPPNLRTIRQNSESQLMMMNSPRTRRSSGHASDSELP